A DNA window from Mya arenaria isolate MELC-2E11 chromosome 17, ASM2691426v1 contains the following coding sequences:
- the LOC128224577 gene encoding uncharacterized protein LOC128224577: MENSLTWWLGAMFIPTITMFGVIGNILTVIVLSRKPQRRHFRPESYPMISMSSRLHRSSSSSTDPYAPQECPSSTRSDTQCSTSNGRHQSPVSQPSSSSPDDGTYLPPLTTRFLLKALAVVDSFILLWPCFIQWTVRLSSGSSIFDRLDTFCKIGTFFNYFLLQLSPWLLVLVTIDRVYNIAFPTFSLKTPLTQTHVKRLFIVTMLILALLNSYMLFGLNLRLEKEMSNTPYENATNASSPQSDWKCYPKDSFKYFVISVWSWIDFAVAFGLPCGIIVLGNVLVFRKMKSSENFRSRYAHGGIIASEKWAKVSAILGISFIVLVMPLVVFQIGGEYWFTGNPDLELKQTFDTLRLVFTLLLYTNSAINFVMYMLLGSPKLRQQFVKPLHDCKKIICKCTSTDE, translated from the coding sequence ATGGAGAATTCGCTGACGTGGTGGTTGGGGGCTATGTTTATTCCTACCATTACAATGTTTGGGGTGATTGGGAATATACTCACGGTCATTGTGCTTTCTCGCAAGCCTCAACGCCGTCACTTTAGACCTGAATCTTACCCTATGATTTCCATGTCATCGAGACTGCATCGTTCATCTTCTTCATCGACAGATCCGTATGCTCCACAGGAGTGTCCGTCTTCTACTCGATCAGATACTCAGTGCTCTACATCCAATGGCAGACATCAGTCGCCCGTCTCCCAACCGTCGTCCTCATCACCAGATGATGGTACATATCTTCCACCATTGACAACTCGTTTTCTTCTTAAGGCCCTGGCCGTTGTTGACTCTTTTATTCTTCTTTGGCCGTGCTTTATCCAGTGGACAGTACGTTTAAGCAGTGGTTCCAGTATTTTTGATCGATTGGATACATTCTGCAAAATAGGAACATTCTTCAATTATTTTCTCTTGCAACTGTCTCCATGGTTGCTAGTTCTTGTGACAATAGACCGTGTTTATAACATAGCGTTTCCAACATTTAGTCTGAAAACCCCGTTAACACAAACACATGTGAAACGTTTGTTTATAGTGACTATGCTGATTTTGGCCCTACTTAATTCATACATGTTGTTCGGTCTCAATCTGCGATTAGAAAAAGAAATGAGCAATACACCATATGAAAATGCAACGAATGCATCGAGCCCACAGTCAGACTGGAAGTGTTATCCAAAGgacagttttaaatatttcgtGATAAGTGTTTGGAGTTGGATAGATTTCGCAGTTGCATTCGGATTACCGTGTGGCATTATAGTACTCGGAAACGTACTTGTTTTCAGGAAAATGAAGTCCAGTGAGAACTTTCGGTCTAGATATGCCCATGGCGGGATAATAGCCTCTGAAAAATGGGCAAAAGTGAGTGCGATTCTTGGAATTTCGTTCATTGTCCTTGTCATGCCACTTGTCGTTTTTCAGATCGGCGGGGAGTACTGGTTCACTGGAAATCCCGACCTAGAATTAAAACAAACGTTTGACACTTTAAGATTGGTATTTACTTTGCTCCTCTACACAAACAGTGCTATCAATTTTGTAATGTACATGCTCTTGGGATCGCCAAAACTTCGACAACAGTTCGTTAAACCGCTTCAcgattgtaaaaaaatcatctgCAAATGTACCTCAACAGATGAATAA
- the LOC128224673 gene encoding chemerin-like receptor 2, with product MENSLVWWLEAISIPAITLFGLIGNILTFIVLARKPPHPTWTPPASLMLSRSSIPRRESSSTDHPCSLPYYPSSTQSASRHTSPRTQSTATSSGRHYSIASRRSSSTPDDGTYLPPLTTRFLLKALAIADSLILLWPCFINSIVYLSTGSIILFLSVSLCKIGTFFNYFLMQLSPWLLVLVTMDRVYNIVFPTLSRRKKLTRKHVKILFILTMLILALINLYMLFGLDLQSEEVMTYQNSTNTSNFHSPSLRCLPKKSFKYFITKVWSWIDFVVAFGLPFVILVIGNILVLIKMKSSENFRSRSARGGMMASPRAAEHWAKVSAILGLTFIVLVMPLVVFQIGGSYWFPAKPDPDIIPTLITVRLVLNLLLYINSAINFVLYMLLGSPKLRQQFVRPLHDCKRFICKCTSRDE from the coding sequence ATGGAGAACTCGCTGGTATGGTGGTTGGAGGCTATATCTATTCCTGCTATTACACTGTTTGGGCTGATTGGGAATATACTCACGTTCATTGTGCTTGCCCGAAAGCCTCCTCACCCTACATGGACACCTCCAGCCTCTCTCATGCTTTCCAGGTCATCGATACCGCGTCGCGAGTCTTCGTCAACAGATCACCCGTGTTCACTACCGTATTATCCGTCTTCTACTCAATCTGCATCGCGTCATACTTCGCCTCGAACTCAATCCACAGCTACATCCAGTGGCAGACATTACTCAATTGCCTCCCGACGGTCGTCCTCAACACCAGACGATGGTACATATCTTCCACCATTGACAACTCGTTTTCTTCTTAAGGCCCTGGCCATTGCTGACTCTTTAATTCTACTTTGGCCGTGCTTTATCAACTCGATTGTATACCTAAGCACTggttcaattattttatttctatcgGTTTCACTATGCAAGATAGGAACGttcttcaattattttcttatgcaACTGTCTCCATGGCTATTAGTTCTTGTGACAATGGACCGTGTGTACAATATAGTGTTTCCAACATTAAGTCGGAGAAAAAAGTTAACACGAAAACATGTGAAGATTTTGTTCATATTGACTATGTTAATTTTGGCTCTAATTAATCTATACATGTTATTTGGTCTTGATCTGCAATCTGAAGAAGTAATGACATATCAAAATTCAACGAACACATCCAATTTTCATTCTCCGAGCCTGAGATGCCTTCCAaagaaaagttttaaatatttcataactaAAGTTTGGAGTTGGATAGATTTTGTCGTTGCATTCGGATTACCGTTTGTCATCTTAGTAATCGGAAACATACTAGTTCTCATAAAAATGAAGTCTAGTGAGAACTTTAGATCTAGAAGTGCCCGTGGCGGGATGATGGCCTCTCCGAGAGCAGCTGAACATTGGGCAAAAGTGAGTGCAATTCTTGGATTAACGTTCATTGTCCTTGTTATGCCACTCGTCGTATTTCAGATCGGTGGTTCGTACTGGTTCCCAGCTAAACCCGACCCAGATATAATTCCAACGCTTATCACTGTAAGATTGGTGCTTAACCTGCTACTCTACATTAACAGTgcaatcaattttgttttgtacatgCTCTTGGGTTCGCCAAAACTTCGACAACAGTTCGTTAGACCGCTTCACGATTGTAAAAGGTTCATCTGCAAATGTACCTCGAGAGATGAATAA